A region of the Candidatus Delongbacteria bacterium genome:
AAAAAATTAGAACCAATTCATCTGTTGATAATTGAGCTCTAACAATATTGCAATAAAACTGTTTTTCTTTATCAGTTATAAGACTAGTTTTATGCACATATTTAAAAATATGGTACAAATTCCTAAAATAGTGCCCTAAATTATATTGATATAAATGAAAAAATCTTTCATATTCGGACTTAACTATTTTCTCTTTGTCATCAATTGGTTCACTTATGAAATTTTCAATATCTTGATCTGATAAAGTCTGCAGATTCTTAATTTCTTCCTTTTCCAATTTTTCAAAGAATGAATGTTGGATGTCTCTTTTTGCTTTAAAATCAGAAACTTCGTTTGCGTCCAATTTAGTTAATGCGGAATATTTGAAGTATTTACAATGACTTCTATATTTGAGATCTTTAATCGCACCTATAAAAAACTCTCTCTTTTCGTATGTTTCACCATCTATAGGTTTGATTTTTAGCTTATCAACAATTTCGTTATGCAAAGAAAGTAATTGGAAAAAAGTATTCTCAAATCTTTGTTTTTTAAGAGTGTCATTTTGTTTAATAAACTCTCCTCTAGTTTCTTCTAACTCTTCTCGTTGTAATTTTAGTTCTCTTTTTTGTAACAAAATTGTAAAAATGATACCTGCAAAAGCTAATGCAGAGAATAATGCATTGATTACACCAAATTTGTCACCAAATAAACCTCTAGTTTCAACATCAGAGAGTTTAGAAAGATCTGTTGATACAATTTTATAGTCAATATATTGCCATGAAAAATACCAAAATATGACAACTAAAATAAATAAAATTAAACCAATAATTATATCTTTTGTATTTGAACTATCTGTTTTCATTTTTATCTTCCTTTGCCATATTTAATTTATATTTTATGTTCATTAGAATACTCTTATTACCACCAACATCTGTATTCCCTCCCAAATGGGAGGTATTTTTCCATTAAATATTGCTGCTTATGGCGGGTAGCCGCCCAATATCGGCTTAAAAGTATCATTTTACTCTTCTCCTTCAATAATTAACCGATCCAAAGGATTCTTGAGCTTACCAAAAGCACTTTTAGTTACATGATTGCAAATTTCTGTTGTTTTAGAACTTTGATCTCCTAACAATTCTTGAAAATATCTTAGATCAGTACCTTTTTCAAGTAAGTGCATATCAAATAAATGTCTAAGTGTGTGAATAGAAGCCCATCTATTTATACCAGATTCTACATACTCTGACTTCAAAGCTATTCTCTTTTCATCACTAAAAAGAATTTCACCAAACAAAATCTCTCTCAAAACTATATCCTATTATTCCAAATGAACAATATTATTTTAACAACTAAATCTAACTTTGTCAACGATAATTAACTTACAATTTACAACTCCAAATTGTAGCTAAATAATATTCCTTTTTTGCATACTCTTCATCATATTAGTTTTTCAAAAATAGTTTTCTTTAAAGTTTTATCAAATTTACCTCTATTTTTAAAATTTTGTATTCTGATTCTAAACCCCTTCAATAATTTGAAATTTTGATAGTAAATCAGTTCAATTACTATTTTTTTTAACAGCTTCTTTAGTTCAATACCTACCTGATAGAGCATTCCTTAGTCGTAGTCTGCCAGCTAAAGTTTTAGCATAATCTCCAAGTTAATTTACACAATGAACTACACGGAGTTTAAATTAAGCACCTCTACGTCGAAGCAAAGCGAAATGATTGGCGACAATTCAAACCCTAATAATTTCGTAATAATATTCACCAAAATAAAGGCTAAATCGGATACTCTTTTGGTGGTATTTCGCCTAATAGATGAGTTACAAAATAATCCCACTTTTTTCTATGAACATAAGATATCCACAAACAATTATGATCAGCATTTGGTACAATCAAGATATCAAAGTCTTTATTATACTCTATCAATTTGGCAGCCAAACGAGTTGCTTGAGTGGGCAGAACAATAGGATCAAGTTCTCCATGAATTATATAAAGTTTCCCTTCTAGTTTATGGCAATGTGAAATAGGAGATTGTTCTTTATAAAGCTTTTCATCATACTCTCCTAAATATATTTGTGAATACCAGTAGCAATGATTACTCCAATCATAAACACCGGAAACAGCAACTCCTACTTTATAGAAATCACCGTAATTAAACAGAGCATTTGCTGTATCAAAACCACCATGAGAAGCTCCAGTTATTCCAACTCTATCAAGATCCAGATAAGAATACTTTCGTGCAAGCTGTTTTATTGCATAGACATGATCAGGCAATCCACTATCTTTGAAGTTTTTATATGAGTGCAGGCTAAATTTCCTATTTCTCTTATTTCTTCCTCTACCATCAACCTGTATAACAATAAAACCAAGTTCTGCTAAAGCCTGAGAATCATCTCTCCACAAACAGTCTAAAGAGGTGTGGATATATCCATGACCTCCGGTGTAACAATTATCTATTACTGGATATTTTTTATTAGGATCAAAATTTGATGGTCTATGAATTAAACCATAAATTTTAGTTTGTTCATCACAGGCAGTTGCTTCAAATACTTCGGGCATAACAAATCCGGTTTTTTCAAGATCTTTTAGATCAGATTCTTCTAAAAGCATCAGTTCTCTTCCATCTTTATCTCTAAGTTTGGTTATCCAGCCAAAATCCGGCAAATTATAATTGTCAATTATGTAATCAAAATTGGGAGAAAATTTAATATTGTGATCTCCTTTATCCGGTGTTAAAAGTTGTAAATTATTCCCATCAAGATCAACTTTATATAAATAGTGCAGATAAGGATTATGATCATCTTCTCGACCTCCGCAAGCTATAAAATACAATTTCCTTTTTTCTTCATCGCAATGAACAATCTCTGTTACAAAAAATTCTTTATCAGTGATTTTGTTTTTCAATTCGGCTTTTTGCGTATCATAGAGGTATAAATTACAATATCCGTCTCTTAAACTGCCCCAGATTATTTCATTACTGTTTTCTAAAATTTTAACTATCATATTTTCAGGATCAATATACTCCTTGGAAGATTCATCAATAATATCCTTTGTAGTTTTTTCTGCATAATTGTATTCTTTCAAGATATATCGTTTAAAACCTTGTTTCACATCAAGATAGTATAGATAATTATTTTTTTCTAACCACAAATTCATTCCACATATATCTAGGAGCTGTTCTTTATTTACTTTCGTTATCTTCATACTGTTAACATCCAGTAAGAAAATCTCAATAAGCGATCTATTATTGATAGCTAAAGATCTCTGCCAGCTTTTTGCTTTAGGCAACAAACTGTCAGAAGGCATCGCCTGTACAAAAGTTATTTTTGAAGCCATTCTCATATCAATTCGTGAAAAACATAAAGTATTAGAATCACTAGACCAAGGATGATCATAGTATTTAACTATTTCAAACACACCTTTCTTCGTAATTTCAGGCGAAGATAAATCATAACAATACTCAAAATCTTCTACACCATCATAAGTGATTTGCCTTTCTTCTTTGGTTCTCAAGTTTCTTAAGTATAAATTATATTCTTTGGCAAAAATTTGAAATTTACCATCAGGACTGACATTTTCAAGTTGCTCTTTACTTTCATTTTTCTGTAAAGTTATAGCTAAATCAGTTAAGTTTAATTTATATTCTTTATCTTTGTAAGCGAATATAACTTCACTTCCGCAAAATGAAATTAGAGTTAAATCCAGACTATCTGCCTCTAATGGCTTTTCTAAAAATTTGTTTAAATTTTCAGCGACTTTCTCAACATTAAAGGCTACTTGTTTAGTATTGGCTTCAACATCAATTAGCCAAAATTCTTTCTTCCCATCACGAAGATTATTTCTGTATATAAATTGATTGTTTTCTGAATTGAAGATTGGATCTACAGAGGTTTTGTAAATTCTTTTCTTCATATTTCGCCAAACAGCTTGTTCTGCTCTTTGGTAATTGGCGTATATAGGTGAAGTCTCTACCTTATTTGTCATTTATGATTCTCCTTAATTTGTTTAATTTATTATTTTCATTGAGCTTTTAAAACAATTAAAGATACAAATTTACAATGCATTTAAACTATCTCAGGCTTTGAAATGCCAATTTAATCGTATTACCAAATCCAACACAATTCTGAATAAATCCCCTCTTTTGCTAGCAATTTGTTATGATTGCCAAGTTCTGCTACCTGATTGTTATTGATAAAGCAATTTGATCAGCATTTATCAAGTTAGAAAGCCGATGTTCTATCATGATTACTGTTCGAGAACTGGCGATTTTGTTAATATCCTCCTGTGCCAGTTTTTCATTGATATTATCTAAATGGCTTGTAGTTTCGTCAATGATGATTAATTCTGGATTTTTCAAGAGCAATATTTTTCACGAAAAGTATAACTAAAACTATTGTTTAACTAATAAATAATTTTTCCTTTTAACTTTGTAAATTCTCCACTAAACACATTTCTTGACATATAGGGGTTATTACTATTATCTTGTATTTGTCAATAATGAGGAAAATATGGATAATATTGATTTTAAAAATGATCTATTATCTTCAATCGGAATAAACGATGAAGAGTTTTATCTTTTAAAGTCATATATACATAAACACTTTGGCATTAATCTAACAACTCAAAAAAAGTCATTATTAATAGGACGATTACAGAAAGTAATAAAAGACAAAGCACTAAATAGTTTTAATGATTATTATAACTTCCTCATAAACGATTCTACAGGTAAAGCAGCTAGTGAGCTCATTAATAAAATTTCTACAAATCATACTTACTTCAATCGAGAAAAAGCTCATTTTGAATACTACGTCAATTATGCTTTGCCAGATGTTTTAAATAATAACAGCTCAACGAAAATGAAAGATATTCGTATTTGGTGTGCCGCATCTTCAACAGGAGAAGAACCTTACATGCTCACCATATTGCAGCATGAACTTTCAGAGAAGATTGGAAAATTATGGGATATTGGCTTACTTGCTACTGACATCTCTATTGAAGTGCTAAATATTGCTAAGAATGGAATTTACGAAACAGAAAAATTGACTGCAATGCCAAAGAGACTTATTCAAAAATATATGCATAAATTTGATTCCTCATCCTATCAAATGAATGATAATTTAAGAAATCAGATAGTATTCAGGCGTTTTAATTTAATGAATGATTTTCCTTTCAAATCACAATTTGATATAATATTTGCTCGTAATGTCATGATCTATTTTGACCAACAGACAAGGGATAAACTGATAAATAAATTTTATAATTTTCTTAAACCTGGGGGTTATCTATTCATCGGTCATTCTGAGACATTAAATAGAGCTACAAATAAATTTATTTCTGTAAATCCTGCTGTTTATCAGAAGCAACCGGAGTAGTAATGAAAAAAATAAAAGTTTTAATAATAGATGACTCTGCACTAATAAGACAACTTTTAAGTCAAGGTCTAGCCTTAGATAATGAGATAGAAATAGTAGGAACAGCAATTGACCCTTACAATGCAAGAGACAAAATTGTTGAATTACATCCCGATGTTCTTACATTAGATGTTGAAATGCCAAAAATGGATGGTGTTCAGTTCTTAAAAAAACTAATGCCCCAATATCCGATTCCTGTTATTATGGTCAGTTCGTTAACTGAAAAGGGGAAAAAAATCACTTTAGATGCATTGGAAGCAGGTGCAATTGATTTTATAACAAAACCTAAAGCTGATCTTGTAAACGGCATGAATAAAATGCTAAATGATTTGGTAAAAAAAATCAAAATAGCATCGACTGTCGATGTTTCCCATTGGAAGGGAAAGAAAAGAACTGTAATTAAACGCTTAGAAGCTGATAATTCCCTAGATGAATCAACACATAAAATTATAGCTATTGGTGCTTCAACAGGCGGAACAGAGGCAATTAAACAAGTAGTAGCAAAATTTCCAGCAACTTTTCCTGGTGTGGTAATTGTTCAGCATATGCCAGCTGGGTTTACAAAAATGTTTGCAGACAAACTAAATTCTTTATGTGCAATGGAAGTCAAGGAAGCGGAAGAAGGAGATATAATTACTCCTGGAAAAATTTTGATTGCTCCTGGAGATCATCATCTTGAAGTGAAGCGTTCTGGTGGATTGTATAGAGCAATTCTTCATAAAAAAGATAAAGTTTCAGGTCATCGTCCAAGTGTAGATGTTCTTTTCAAATCTGTTGCAGAACATGTTGGTAAAAATGCTATTGGTGTCATATTAACTGGAATGGGTCGTGACGGAGCAGATAATTTACTTACAATGCGAGATGCTGGTGCTAGGACTATAGCACAAGATGAAAAAACATCTGTTGTTTACGGAATGCCTAGAGAAGCAACAATCAATGGTGGTGCTGAATATTCTTTACCAATTGATAAAATTGCAGAAAAAGTAAAATGCTTATTGAGTAAGATTTAAAATTTCTTCATCAATAATTCTATTACTAAATTAGCTTGCATATTGGCAACAATATGGATTCTAGGACAACATAGTCCTTCACTCATATCGGTAGTCTGATCACCACAAACATATAAATTAGCAATTTTTTTTATCTTCAATTCTTCAAATTGACCGTAGCCAGAAATACCACTACCTGAAATAACTGGAGTATCACTAAAATTCATGAAATATTCAATAATCGTTTTTTTTGTTTCAGCTAAATCTACAGCTTCAACTATAATATCACAATTGTCAAATAAACCAGTAATGTTATCAGAATCTATTTTTAAAAGAATTTTATTAAGTGAAATATTTAGATTAATTCCCTTAAGATACTTCTCGATTGCATTTACTTTATATAATCCAATATCATCTAAAAAAAAATGTTGTCTATTTAAGTTTGTAGCTTCAACCTTATCGAAATCACAAATAGTAAAATTTTCAACACCTGATCTCGCTAGAGATATAGCAACGTTTGATCCTAGTCCTCCACATCCTATAATTCCTACTCTAATCTTGCATAACTTTTCGTATAATCCATTTACATTTCTATTAAATTGAACAGGTATCATAAATTCGTAATTTCTCCATTTTCTTTAATTTTCATTAGTTTTCCTTCTGCATTACTGATCTTCTCTTTACAAAGTTTAAGTAACATTTGTCCCTCTTCATACATTTTCAATGTATCATCTAAATCTATATCCCCTTTTTCCATTTTCTCAATAATTTCGGTCAATCTCTTTACAGCTTCTTCATATTTCATATTTCACTCCATAAAAAAAAGAGCGGTAAACCGCTCTTTTTATCTATTTTTAAACAGATTAAGCTTCAGTACTTTCAGCTTTTTTATTTTCAAAACCTACTAATTGGATAACCGCAGTCTCTGCAGCATCACCTTTTCTGAAACCAGTTCTCACAACTCTTGTATATCCACCATTTCTATCAGCATAAACAGGTGCAATTTCTTTGAAAAGAATTCTTGCAATATCTTTATCCTTTAGAAACTTTAAAGATTGTCTTAATGAATTCAAATCACCTTTTTTACCAAGAGTAATTAACTTCTCTGCAAATCTTCTAGTCTCTTTAGCTTTTACAACAGTTGTAGTAATGCTTTTATGTTCGAATAATGATGCGCATAGATTGCCGAACATAGATTTTCTGTGGCTTGCAGTTCTGCTTAATTTTTTTCCTTTAACTCCGTGGCGCATACTTAATCCTTAAACTTACTTTTTCTTATTATTACCATTTGTATCATTAAGGAATTTTTCGATATCCATTCCGAAATCAAGACCTCTTTCTCTGAGAACTTTGGTCAACTCAGCCAATGACTTCTTACCAAAGTTTCTGAACCTTAACATTTCACTTTCTTTTTTCTTAACAAGATCGCCAATTGTTTTAACTTTAGCATCGTTAAGACAGTTGTATGACCTTACAGACAACTCAAGATCCTCAATAGGCATCTTAAGAAGATTTTTCTTGTACTGTAGTTCAGGATCTTCTTCTTCGGAATGCTCTTTATCCTCAACAACTTCAAATTTGATAAATAAACCGATATGATCTGTCAATATTTGACCTGCAAAAGTAACAGCTTCTTCTGGAGTAACAGATGAGTCTGTTGTTATTTCCATTACCAATTTCTCATAGTCAGTTCTATCACCAACCCTAGTATTTTCGATAATATAATTTACTTTTGTTACAGGAGAGAAAATACAATCAATAGGTATTGTACCAATTGGATCTTCGTCACTTCTGTTCTCTTCAGCACTTACGTAGCCACGACCCAATTTAATATTCAATTCCATACTGAATTCAGCATCTTCATTCAAATTAGCTATTACAGCTTCAGGATTATATACTACAACTTCACCATTAGAAGCATCTTCTATATCTTTAGCTGTAAATTGACCTTTACCCTTAAAGTTAAGGGTTACTTTAGCTGATTTACCTTCAGTTAGCTTCAATTTAACTTGCTTAAGATTTAGAATTATCAAGGCCACATCTTCTACGACACCTTCGATTGTCATAAATTCGTGTTGAACACCTTCGATCTTAACACTGTAGATTGCTGCTCCCTGAATGGATGATAAAAGAACCCTTTTCATAGCATGACCAATGGTAACACCA
Encoded here:
- a CDS encoding putative phage abortive infection protein → MKTDSSNTKDIIIGLILFILVVIFWYFSWQYIDYKIVSTDLSKLSDVETRGLFGDKFGVINALFSALAFAGIIFTILLQKRELKLQREELEETRGEFIKQNDTLKKQRFENTFFQLLSLHNEIVDKLKIKPIDGETYEKREFFIGAIKDLKYRSHCKYFKYSALTKLDANEVSDFKAKRDIQHSFFEKLEKEEIKNLQTLSDQDIENFISEPIDDKEKIVKSEYERFFHLYQYNLGHYFRNLYHIFKYVHKTSLITDKEKQFYCNIVRAQLSTDELVLIFYNSLTPINYYSDKPNLGYPNFKYLIDNYDILQNMNSRLLLDKRHKDIFDKNVVVTEPLTFKKDNDEI
- a CDS encoding tyrosine-type recombinase/integrase, with translation MVLREILFGEILFSDEKRIALKSEYVESGINRWASIHTLRHLFDMHLLEKGTDLRYFQELLGDQSSKTTEICNHVTKSAFGKLKNPLDRLIIEGEE
- a CDS encoding DPP IV N-terminal domain-containing protein, giving the protein MTNKVETSPIYANYQRAEQAVWRNMKKRIYKTSVDPIFNSENNQFIYRNNLRDGKKEFWLIDVEANTKQVAFNVEKVAENLNKFLEKPLEADSLDLTLISFCGSEVIFAYKDKEYKLNLTDLAITLQKNESKEQLENVSPDGKFQIFAKEYNLYLRNLRTKEERQITYDGVEDFEYCYDLSSPEITKKGVFEIVKYYDHPWSSDSNTLCFSRIDMRMASKITFVQAMPSDSLLPKAKSWQRSLAINNRSLIEIFLLDVNSMKITKVNKEQLLDICGMNLWLEKNNYLYYLDVKQGFKRYILKEYNYAEKTTKDIIDESSKEYIDPENMIVKILENSNEIIWGSLRDGYCNLYLYDTQKAELKNKITDKEFFVTEIVHCDEEKRKLYFIACGGREDDHNPYLHYLYKVDLDGNNLQLLTPDKGDHNIKFSPNFDYIIDNYNLPDFGWITKLRDKDGRELMLLEESDLKDLEKTGFVMPEVFEATACDEQTKIYGLIHRPSNFDPNKKYPVIDNCYTGGHGYIHTSLDCLWRDDSQALAELGFIVIQVDGRGRNKRNRKFSLHSYKNFKDSGLPDHVYAIKQLARKYSYLDLDRVGITGASHGGFDTANALFNYGDFYKVGVAVSGVYDWSNHCYWYSQIYLGEYDEKLYKEQSPISHCHKLEGKLYIIHGELDPIVLPTQATRLAAKLIEYNKDFDILIVPNADHNCLWISYVHRKKWDYFVTHLLGEIPPKEYPI
- a CDS encoding protein-glutamate O-methyltransferase CheR, giving the protein MDNIDFKNDLLSSIGINDEEFYLLKSYIHKHFGINLTTQKKSLLIGRLQKVIKDKALNSFNDYYNFLINDSTGKAASELINKISTNHTYFNREKAHFEYYVNYALPDVLNNNSSTKMKDIRIWCAASSTGEEPYMLTILQHELSEKIGKLWDIGLLATDISIEVLNIAKNGIYETEKLTAMPKRLIQKYMHKFDSSSYQMNDNLRNQIVFRRFNLMNDFPFKSQFDIIFARNVMIYFDQQTRDKLINKFYNFLKPGGYLFIGHSETLNRATNKFISVNPAVYQKQPE
- a CDS encoding chemotaxis response regulator protein-glutamate methylesterase, whose protein sequence is MKKIKVLIIDDSALIRQLLSQGLALDNEIEIVGTAIDPYNARDKIVELHPDVLTLDVEMPKMDGVQFLKKLMPQYPIPVIMVSSLTEKGKKITLDALEAGAIDFITKPKADLVNGMNKMLNDLVKKIKIASTVDVSHWKGKKRTVIKRLEADNSLDESTHKIIAIGASTGGTEAIKQVVAKFPATFPGVVIVQHMPAGFTKMFADKLNSLCAMEVKEAEEGDIITPGKILIAPGDHHLEVKRSGGLYRAILHKKDKVSGHRPSVDVLFKSVAEHVGKNAIGVILTGMGRDGADNLLTMRDAGARTIAQDEKTSVVYGMPREATINGGAEYSLPIDKIAEKVKCLLSKI
- the thiF gene encoding sulfur carrier protein ThiS adenylyltransferase ThiF; amino-acid sequence: MIPVQFNRNVNGLYEKLCKIRVGIIGCGGLGSNVAISLARSGVENFTICDFDKVEATNLNRQHFFLDDIGLYKVNAIEKYLKGINLNISLNKILLKIDSDNITGLFDNCDIIVEAVDLAETKKTIIEYFMNFSDTPVISGSGISGYGQFEELKIKKIANLYVCGDQTTDMSEGLCCPRIHIVANMQANLVIELLMKKF
- the xseB gene encoding exodeoxyribonuclease VII small subunit; the encoded protein is MKYEEAVKRLTEIIEKMEKGDIDLDDTLKMYEEGQMLLKLCKEKISNAEGKLMKIKENGEITNL
- the rplQ gene encoding 50S ribosomal protein L17 translates to MRHGVKGKKLSRTASHRKSMFGNLCASLFEHKSITTTVVKAKETRRFAEKLITLGKKGDLNSLRQSLKFLKDKDIARILFKEIAPVYADRNGGYTRVVRTGFRKGDAAETAVIQLVGFENKKAESTEA
- a CDS encoding DNA-directed RNA polymerase subunit alpha; the encoded protein is MIVLPFKVPEELKLDKSSYSRSFGKFELSPLRRGFGVTIGHAMKRVLLSSIQGAAIYSVKIEGVQHEFMTIEGVVEDVALIILNLKQVKLKLTEGKSAKVTLNFKGKGQFTAKDIEDASNGEVVVYNPEAVIANLNEDAEFSMELNIKLGRGYVSAEENRSDEDPIGTIPIDCIFSPVTKVNYIIENTRVGDRTDYEKLVMEITTDSSVTPEEAVTFAGQILTDHIGLFIKFEVVEDKEHSEEEDPELQYKKNLLKMPIEDLELSVRSYNCLNDAKVKTIGDLVKKKESEMLRFRNFGKKSLAELTKVLRERGLDFGMDIEKFLNDTNGNNKKK